From the genome of Hymenobacter sp. PAMC 26628, one region includes:
- a CDS encoding type I asparaginase, with product MTTPPDPAALPLVPLPTQADPADATAPRLLVVYTGGTVGMAMNAAGELAPMELHRLDRQMPELARLPLRVSLVSLPQPIDSSNVAPADWLFLAQLIGEHYADFDGFVVLHGTDTMAYSAAALSYLLENLGKPVVFTGAQVPVGARRSDAQRNLVTALEIAAARHPLASTVRVPEVCLFFNDVLIRGTRAKKVESQQFAAFKSENYPPLARAGIGLEFSDNSIRLLPAARLRVHQRFETGVAVLRLFPGITAAVVDAVLGVPGLRGCVLETYGSGNAPTAAWFMASLRGARARGVWLLNVSQCVEGRVVQGKYETSAALAGLGVVGGDDITTEAAVTKMMFVLGLSLDDTRTRPLLGQDLRGEITP from the coding sequence ATGACGACGCCCCCCGACCCCGCCGCCTTGCCCCTGGTACCCTTGCCCACCCAGGCCGACCCCGCCGACGCCACCGCCCCGCGCTTGCTGGTGGTGTACACCGGCGGCACCGTGGGCATGGCCATGAACGCCGCCGGCGAACTGGCCCCCATGGAGCTGCACCGCCTCGACCGCCAAATGCCCGAGCTGGCCCGCCTGCCCCTGCGGGTGTCGCTGGTGAGCCTGCCCCAGCCCATCGACAGCAGCAACGTGGCCCCCGCCGACTGGCTGTTCCTGGCCCAGCTCATTGGCGAGCATTACGCTGATTTTGATGGGTTTGTGGTGCTGCACGGCACCGATACCATGGCCTACTCGGCGGCGGCCCTGAGCTACTTGCTGGAAAACCTGGGCAAGCCGGTGGTGTTCACCGGGGCCCAGGTGCCGGTGGGCGCCAGGCGCTCCGACGCCCAGCGCAACTTGGTGACGGCCCTGGAAATTGCCGCCGCCCGGCATCCCCTCGCCAGCACCGTGCGGGTACCCGAGGTGTGTCTGTTTTTCAACGACGTTTTGATTCGCGGCACGCGGGCCAAAAAGGTGGAGAGTCAGCAGTTCGCGGCCTTCAAAAGCGAGAACTACCCGCCGCTGGCGCGCGCCGGCATCGGGCTGGAGTTCAGCGACAACAGCATTCGGCTGCTGCCCGCCGCCCGCCTGCGCGTGCACCAGCGCTTCGAAACCGGGGTGGCCGTGCTGCGCCTGTTTCCGGGCATCACGGCGGCCGTGGTCGATGCCGTGCTGGGCGTGCCCGGCCTGCGCGGCTGCGTGCTCGAAACCTACGGCTCGGGCAACGCGCCCACCGCCGCGTGGTTCATGGCCAGCCTGCGTGGGGCCCGGGCCCGCGGCGTGTGGCTCCTCAACGTGAGCCAGTGCGTGGAGGGCCGCGTGGTGCAGGGCAAGTACGAAACCAGCGCCGCGCTGGCCGGCCTGGGCGTGGTGGGCGGCGACGATATTACCACCGAAGCGGCCGTGACCAAAATGATGTTTGTGCTCGGCCTGAGCCTCGACGATACCCGCACCCGCCCGCTGCTGGGCCAGGATTTGCGGGGCGAGATTACACCATGA